The genomic stretch CAATAACACGGACATTTTTCTTCGGGAGCACATCTTTGAAATCAGCCAGTCAATGGGTGATCTTGAATCAGAGAGCTTTTACTAGTCGTGCTGATCGCGGTATCCTCCAGAGCGGTCGCCATATCCTCCGCTTGAGTACGATCCGCGACTCCTGTAGCCGCCTCCGCCACCACGGCCGCCGCCGCCATATCTCCCCTCGTTACTGGAGCTTCTGTCGCCGTAGCTTCTGTCGCTCCTGTCTCCATATCCTCCTCCGCCACCGTATCCTCCGCCTCCTCGGTCACGGCCGCCGAATCCACCACCGCCTCGTCCGCCTCGGCCCGATCCGAAGCCTCCTCCTCTGGAGCGCCCGCCGCCCTTTCCTGCTTCATCGACGCGAATAGTCCGACCATCTAGAGTCTTGCC from Perca fluviatilis chromosome 20, GENO_Pfluv_1.0, whole genome shotgun sequence encodes the following:
- the LOC120549310 gene encoding glycine-rich RNA-binding protein 1-like, with the protein product MSEDGKLFIGGLSYDTNEDSLAEAFGKYGNIEKVDVILDRETGRSRGFGFVTFDNSEDAKDAMEGMNGKTLDGRTIRVDEAGKGGGRSRGGGFGSGRGGRGGGGFGGRDRGGGGYGGGGGYGDRSDRSYGDRSSSNEGRYGGGGRGGGGGYRSRGSYSSGGYGDRSGGYRDQHD